In Asterias rubens chromosome 17, eAstRub1.3, whole genome shotgun sequence, the genomic window AAGTGCCTGAGAGTCGGTATGAAAGTTGATGGTAAGTCAATCCTATATTACTAGAGCCCTTTTCTTGTAGGTACAATAAGTGCCTGAGAGTCGGTATGAAAGTTGATGGTAAGTCATTCCTATGTTTCTAGAGCCTTTTTCTTGTAGGTACAATAAGTGCCTGAGAGTCGATATGAAAGTTGATGATAAGTCAATCCTATATTACTAGAGCCCTTTTCTTGTAGATACAATAAGTGCCTGAGAGTCGGTATGAAAGTTGATCGTAAGTCAATCCTGTATTACTAGAGCCCTTTTCTTGTAGGTACAATAAGTGCCTGAGAGTCGGTATGAAAGTTGATGGTAAGTCAATCCTATATATTACTAGAGCCATTTTTACTCTGTATCTCTTATCCTCATGGAATATAGCTcggaggaaggggggggggtggcagaGTTTGTTCACCCCTTTCTTACTCTgatgcactttcacactgttcCTGCCTAGGTCCCTCTTCCACTGGCCACCACGTTTTAAGAATACCTCAAGGTTTTACTGCTTGCCCCTACTCCTTAGTTAGCAGGGGTGTGGCTTTCCCCAGGGTGTGCCCACTGGccgggtagatcaggggtataGGCCTTAATCTCTCTCATGCAAAGTGGATAaacatctattattattaattgaaaaatcaaGACATTTTGATTCAGTAGCTAGACAACAATACATAATTTTTAAATCAGCGTTTAGCCTGGAAGGATTCAAACTTTTAACCTTGTgatcataaaaaataataataataatggccaCTTAATATCCGGTATCCGCCGCAAgtggcgctcatggcgctactctacaaaacaacaactattaaagccattggaccctttcggtacagaaaaaaaaaaaaagttcacagatttacaaataacttacatgatttacagaaggtagtggtgaaagacttcacttgaaatattattccatgaaatgctttactttttgagaaaacagtaaaacaatatcaattctcgttagcgagaattacggatttatttgaaacacatgtcatgacacggcgaaacgcgcagatacacgggtgggtttgcccagtattttctcccgactccgatgaccgattgagcctaaattttcacaggtttgttatttgatatagaagttgtgatacacgaagtgtgggctttggacaatagtgtttaccgaaagggtccaatggctttaagcaatgaaagtagcaaaaaaaaaaaaaaaaaataaaaaaaaaataaacctaaCAAAAAGCAGATCATGATGCATTACAACCACTGGACGATGGTGATATTTTACTGGCCTTGTGTGGGCTACTTTTCAATAAAGTCCTAaaataaatggtgtttgaagctttgcatggtgtggagaataagagaaACTATAATAtgaacagtaaacttgcgggtataaccatgagtaaaatctcttgtgaaggagtggtggctctgaaaagagccggtttggtctcgacgtttcaaacagtatactctgctcgtcttctgcTGTGTCTGGgttgttcgaaacgtcgagaccaaaccgggtCTTTTCAGAGCCCCCACTCCTTCAAGACagtttactcatggttgtacctgcaagtttactattcatatttatatgtATAGTTTCTCTTAAAGGCCTAAAATGATTTCTTGGTTTGTTTTGATCAGCGGTAAGAGAAGACAGAACGCCTGGAGGGAAGCCTAACCGTAAGAGGAAGAAAACAGGGTCAACATCTTCAATGTCACCATTAGATCAAGATTCTTTAGTTAGCAGTCAATCATACAACGTTCAGGTAGCTCCAGGTATGTACTTCATGCACTTATTTTTCAATCAGAGTACAATCTGTATGGCATTATAACAGCTAATAATcgtaaaagagaaggggtttgccccggtgttccttgttcgatcggcagcatattgcgccacagcaccttgtaaaccattacaatgtgctataaaggaatataCGTCTCACACTTCAAAGCAAAGCTCCACATACTGTGCAGGGAAAAATACTAAGCACTTTGATAAAGTGCAACTAAGAACTCGTTTTATCTTATTAAATTGCTGTCTTTCTTAACATTGTATCTGTTTTGAAGAAGAGTCACCTTCTGAGCTAGTAGCAGATACTGACATCTCAGAGCAGTTGAAGCAACACGATGATGGTTTAACAGAGCAAGAGAAAAGTGACATGATGGAGTTACTAGAACAGCTTAAAGACACCCGCCCTGATATCATTCCATCCGCAGGTAAGTCTTAATGCGCTATATTTGTTACCGTGTGAGGGTGCTTTCAcacatatttgtatcacttctaGGGGTTCATTatttcatacccaaaacagttattaaagtcTGAAACACATTACCACCAAAGACATCATGTCCCCCACGCATTTAAGACCTTTAAAGGAGCCGATACaacccacctctaaagcaacttaaaactagtCTGCCTAGTAGCTGTAGGCAGACCATTTATAgcttagccttgctcaaggcagtcgcattattcgctctgAAAAGACGCTGCTGTAAACATACCCATATacactgtgcgtggtgcgtgtaatCACACCACAttacccacccgtatacacactgtcacatcgtacgactactgtgcacacaattCATCCACACTCGTACCAcgaaccgcatgcggaggccgtcaggccgacagccttgtcgagtctgtaacttccgggtttaatgtgtttcatgaaaaaattTCCACCagtggaaaaaaatgggggggctctcggatatgctagtatgcatctcatgaatatgtatatctttcgtcagacctatcagacaacacaggatatgaggcaaatgaattattcattttgacgtccaatcacgcacttccctttGGGAGCGTTTTAAAAGTCGGATCGCTTGGAACGTCCAAATGAGAACACATCACCGTCCCGCCGGGCATACTCCGTGTCCCCGCTGGATCGCGGGCATATCCCCGTTTGGACGTTCCACCGCGGGCGCTGTTCCCGCATGTTCCCAGGCAAGAAATCTATGCATTCCCATTGGGATGGTTGCCCGGTTTTACCCATTTGGGAACTCGGCCTGTATGCGAACGTGTAATTTCTAACAAAATGGTGTCTCGATCCCGTACGTCGCTGGTGAATTCCAGTAAGTGATGTTTTCCCTTTGATAAAGTTAACACTATGAATACACAACAATCTTTTTGAAGAGGGATTGGCATTTATGGAACGTTTGTAGTTGGATGCAAAACATgaggtttattttgatttgaaggGTAGTGTAAACTGGGTTTCGACGTATCGCCCATGTCTGTACGACAGTCGGTAGGATGGAAGGTTACGATTTGCCGGAACTACTAATATCTGATTACCCAGACTTAAAATACATGATTATCCAGACttatgaacaaatttaaaacaatctcAGTCAATGGTCACCACTAAACTGCAGTTTAAAAATGACACTACATCTATGAAGTGTGGaaattatgtaaaatataaTTATCCTCCTATCCTATATTGTACTATGAAGTAACGTTAATAATATATTAAGGTAGTCTGGATTTGAGGAAATTGCAGGGAGCGTGAGTCACGTAACGGAACATTATAGACTTTATTATTCTAACAAAATTGACaacataataatttaaaataagtcGAATTGTTTCAGACTggttaaaacatttatttatgaaCCTACCTTTAGTTGTTGTTTAATTACTCTTTGACTGAGTCAACGCAACTCCCGCAATGGAGTGCAAACATATGCACGCAATCGGGCACAAATTAGCAATGTGTGAATGTTCCCAATTGAACGTCCAGGTAGATCGTCCAAGGGAATGGTCAAAATATCATGCCGCCGTGTCCCAACGGGCATGGGGACGCGGTCCACCGAAAAAGGAACGTTCAAATGGGAATGTTCCGTTTTGACTGGAACGTTcccgacttttgagacgctaccttatcacgacctttggaccctatcatgctcgctgagcgtccgtggtggtggtggtgtgtgatttAAACATGTCtagtctttcgcgggcattatggtaatgagctgaccgtgggaactcttcgcttattatagtaatgaggtcagtggcttcaacacagaccctacaaggctgtcgtcCTGACGGCCGACgaatgcggatagtgtacgggggcatcgtgtcgtgcgatgttatgcacagtgaatacgggtgggtttttatacagcggcggtctttttttggagtgaataatttgactgccttgagcaaggctatctATAGCTAGCTGCGCTGGGTAGGCCTCCCTGTCTCATAACATGAGCGCACCATTTCACCTTCCGCTCTAAGACCTTTAGTTAAACCCCAGTAAAAAGCAGTCCTTTTATTTCTCCTTTTCAGTTCCTGTTTCAATGGGTACTGAAGTGCAATCCAACGATGATGAAGAATGTAATGCGGACACGTTTATGAATCCAGCATACAAGGAACTACAACTCGTTATCCAGTGGGCTAAGAAAGTTCCTGGTTTCAGTCAGTTTTGCCTCGGAGATCAAATGTCCCTGTTGAAGAGTgcatttctggaactcattgtTCTTAGGCTTTCCTACAGGTAATAAAAAGCACTGGTTTTTGATCTACCGGAATCTCAAATAAACTCTTTATTTATTCACAAAATATACAGAATTTGCAAAaacataaaactaaaaaaaattacattaataaacatggtgttaccgcgaacctttccatatcgtatttcaccatgcaaagtttcaaatcctcctCATTAATAAACAACAGTCTGTAACAAATAACAGGTCGGCAGCtgggttgattgattgattgatcgattgattgattgattgattgatcgactTATATTACAGGTCAATGGAGACATGTGCTGAGGGTATTATCTACTTTGCTGATGGTGTGAAACTTAAAGAAGAAGATGTTATTAAGCTAGGTTGGGATACTGAACTGGTGCAGTTAAATATCTTATTCGCTAAGCGTCTAAATGAGATTGATACTGACTTCTCAGATTTCTGCTTTCTGAATGTTTTGGCTCTAACATTCCCTGGTGAGTCAAagtaccttaaagggaaggtacacatttggtaattattcaaaacaaatatttgcttaaaaaatgacttggtaacgagcataggagagatgttgatagtatcaaacattttggggaacgactccctctgaagtaacgtagtttttgagaaagaggtatagttctcactaaaataataaagtcttttattattttagataggaataaaagacttctggcaaGAAGTATATTGTTCCTATCTCAaattcgtgtttttttctttcatcattttctcgcaacttcgatgaccgattgagcccaatttttcacaggctttttattttatgcttgctttgatgggatacaccaagtgagaacactggtctttgacgattaccaaacgtgtacaatgTCTTGAACATAAGATTTATTATGTCTGTATGTGTATTTTGATGCATACCCGAACACTGTTATTGCTGTTTTATTGCTGTTTGTATAATATTATATTTCTATATTTCTATATTCCAATATAATAATTAGTTGTGCTCGTTATGACCAGCTGGAGCCTCTATTCAGGAACTTTGTTTACTTCCGAGGCACCAACTGGTTTTTCATTGCTTATGAAGtatcttttaatgttttcaccTAGTTGATCCGCACAAGTGTGCTTGTACCTGAGAAATGAAATAATTAGAAGTTTTGACAAAGGTGCAAGATGGGGAAATCTGGCCTAAATGTGAAATATTGACTAGACCCCATTTTAGCAAGGAACTGTTTTCAGTGCTGACATTCAATGAACATTGCCATCAATGATGTATCAACATTTGCTTACTGAAATGGCACCCATGGGTATTTCATGTTCAAACACTAGATAGAGCTCCAGTTCTCCATCTTGCATCTTCAGCACTGTATAATCTTTGCCTGCACCTCTTAACTTGAAGGAAAACAtacattggttttttttcctggTAATGCTGATTTTGGGGGCAAGAGTgtaaagaaagatacaacaaaaggcacatgtgaaagtgtcagCTGAATATAGTGTCTATCTgctggaaaaaacaaaacaatatttgtcaCAGTATTCTCACAAGAACGTAGAATCCATCCATGTTTAGCGAGGTGGGGCGAGAACCAACCCCATCTCTGGCTTAGACATTGCTATTGGACACTAATTCTCATGCATGAATCCTGTCTCAGATTCTAATGATTGGGACCAAAGAATCTCTAAACCTTAGTTCGAAAGGAGTCCTTGTTCAAAATAGTTTTCATTAAGTAAGTTTGCCGGTCATTTATTTTTGGAGTATTTatcaatctatgaccctacctttaatcaTCACTTGATTCCATTATTTCAGATGCTGCAGGGCTGGAAGATCGAGAAGCTGTCGAGACGTTGCAAGGACGCTACATGGATTGTTTCTACGCCTACTGCCAGACCAAACGTCCCGAACACTACGGTCAAATGTTGCTACGTCTACAATCTCTTAGAGCCCTAGGCTCTAAAGCAGCTGACAGTTTCTTTAAGCTGGTGAAAGGCGGTAGGCTACCAACAGATGAACTCGCTTTGGAAATGTTTGTGGATGGGTTTACATCTCTGTAAAGGTTGGGttttgttccgacacccctagtGTTTTTTCCTAACCCTATTGGAAATGTTTGTGGATGGGTTTACATCTCTGTAAAGGTTGGGttttgttccgacacccctagtGTTTTTTCCTAACCCTATTGGAAATGTTTGTGGATGGGTTTACATCTCTGTAAAGGTTGGGttttgttccgacacccctagtGTTTTTTCCTAACCCTATTGGAAATGTTTGTGGATGGGTTTACATCTCTGTAAAGGTTGGGttttgttccgacacccctagtGTTTTTTCCTAACCCTATTGGAAATGTTTGTGGATGGGTTTACATCTCTGTAAAGGTTGGGttttgttccgacacccctagtGTTTTTTCCTAACCCTATTGGAAATGTTTGTGGATGGGTTTACATCTCTGTAAAGGTTGGGttttgttccgacacccctagtGTTTTTTCCTAACCCTATTGGAAATGTTTGTGGATGGGTTAACATCGCTGTAAAGGTTGGGTTTTGTTCCGACTCCCCTAGTGTTTTTTCCTAACCCTATTGGAAATGTTTGTGGATGGGTTTACATCTCTGTAAAGGTTGGGttttgttccgacacccctagtGTTTTTTCCTAACCCTATTGGAAATGTTTGTGGATGGGTTTACATCTCTGTAAAGGTTGGGttttgttccgacacccctagtgttttttcctaaccctaaccctaaccctaatccgaCACTCCTAGTGTTTTTTCCTAACCCTATTGGAAATGTTTGTGGATGGGTTTACATCTCTGTAAAGGTTGGGttttgttccgacacccctagtGTTTTTTCCTAACCCTATTGGAAATGTTTGTGGATGGGTTTACATCTCTGTAAAGGTTGGGTtttgttctgacacccctagtGTTttttcctaaccctaaccctaaccctaaccctaatccgaCACCCCTAGTGTTttttcctaaccctaaccctaggtGTAAGTCAAAAGGAAgttttcagaaaacaaaaaattttcaACTCAAAGCGCATAGACACTCCTGTGATTGTGAtaatacaaaaatggttcattattattatagtgtTTTCGGGACATAAGGGTGTCGCAACATAGAGTTTTCAGAACATATGGGGGTTGGAATGAAGGTGTTTTTTCGGAACAGGGTGTCGGATGTAGAACAGTCCACTGTAAAGCAACTGGGTTAAcgattatttatgttttttaagcAAAGCTTGACACAGCCTTGATTTCAAGGCTAGTTTATCCTGCTACGTAATCGGTTTGTTTGTACAACTCTTGTGCATCATGTTAACTGTTATGTCTTTGTGTTGTAAATTTTATCTAGAGGGTCTACTCTGTCTTTGATAGTTTCCAAATAAGCGTAAGGttgtttcttcttgttttcaAATTCAGCGATCACGTTTTagtgaaaacaataaaatgaagTTTGATATATCAGGATCTGTATGCACTGTCATAATGATATGTGCTTTAAATGTTGACATGGGCATGCCCATTTTGTGGGGGcactgtttgatttttttagcaTCATATTAAAGAGTTTATAcacaaatgtgttttttgtgaacATGTTTAAATGTGCATAGAAATATTTTTCAGGACGGGTTGGAACTGGAAGAAAGTTAATAAAAAAGTTAGTTTTCAGACTAAAGACTATTAAAGCATGattgttatttataaattaCAATGTGAACTAAATGACTGGAACTTTGAAGCCTGAGAGACAAGTTTGCTCGTTATGACTCAACTTTGAAGCCTGAGAGACAAGTTTGCTTGTTATGACTCAGAGTTAAACCCTACTCTTGCTTGATAAACATTCCCAGTTCTTTTACATGCTCTACtggttctgggcccaatttcataaagcctgtaagcacaaaatcttgctcaGAAAAATCACTGCGTAGCAGAAACCAGCCAACATGCCATATTGCTTATATAGTTGTCAccggtgccccactcatttcttgcttagcaaataaatttgctgAGCATCATTGCCTGAAAAAACTGTTTAATGACATTGACCttcggctttacgtcccatcagatGGACAAGGCAATTGTGGTAAAGTATTTTTCTGAAAGACGATTGTCTTGACTTGCCAGTTTGAATTTGAAGCCACCTTCTGTGGATAACATAAGACTTGATTAAGATGCATCAGACCACTCGGTCACCAAGCCCTTATTGATACAAAGGTGATGGCAACTTTAGATACCTTTTAAAAAGGTACGGCTTTTTAAGTAATGATATAGCTATTTTTGCAATTCTAGTAAAGGTTTGTGTTtataatgataatctctaaatgagttgggagtggttctgaaaaaaaccgttgctttcaacttgacgtttcgatcagtatgctctgattgacATCTGGAATTTTTGTAATGTACAACTGATAGTGATGTAACATTCTTGCCTGTATAAGAATATTGTAGTAGATAATTTTAAGGCACTTTATaggtaatttgtttttcacaagACACAGTATAACATACAGTGCTTGGCGTGTAGTGGTCGAGCTGATAAAAGCACCTTATTCAAGCTCTGATCAGTAGTGTGTTGGttccagtcttgacacttgtatccttaagcaagatacttcatcataattgcttcgtccttctgatgggacgttAAGACTTAGATCCTgagtgttgtgtaatgcacgttagagaacccagtgtacttacCATAAAGAGACGGGGTTCACCCTCAAGCATTTTgtgaagttatttttgttagGCTTTGATTTCGTGTGGAGTATTCAAATATTCAGTTATGAGTATTTGTCAGACTACtatatttgtgtgttttggCTATTACATATGTATTTCAATAGATTACATATCATTCAAGGACAAACCTTTGAGTACTATTGGCTAAACAAATTGGGGGTAGTTTTTTTCTAAATCGGACTATCTGGAAGGTTGAGGGttaatttaaaaattttgaGAGAATAATTCACTAAAATAGTGGCTTTGCCGAGAGAGGCAATCCAGACTAAAGACTTTTGTTTCTTCGTTGTTCA contains:
- the LOC117301431 gene encoding steroid hormone receptor ERR2-like, translated to MATEEDQIATCSSTNSQQCKIAPHRLSIEDGVSTTTNIECIVCSDKSTGLHYSVSTCEGCKGFFKRTVQKQLKYVSCRGIGQTGNCVITKENRNTCQHCRYNKCLRVGMKVDAVREDRTPGGKPNRKRKKTGSTSSMSPLDQDSLVSSQSYNVQVAPEESPSELVADTDISEQLKQHDDGLTEQEKSDMMELLEQLKDTRPDIIPSAVPVSMGTEVQSNDDEECNADTFMNPAYKELQLVIQWAKKVPGFSQFCLGDQMSLLKSAFLELIVLRLSYRSMETCAEGIIYFADGVKLKEEDVIKLGWDTELVQLNILFAKRLNEIDTDFSDFCFLNVLALTFPDAAGLEDREAVETLQGRYMDCFYAYCQTKRPEHYGQMLLRLQSLRALGSKAADSFFKLVKGGRLPTDELALEMFVDGFTSL